From the Coffea arabica cultivar ET-39 unplaced genomic scaffold, Coffea Arabica ET-39 HiFi ptg000200l, whole genome shotgun sequence genome, one window contains:
- the LOC113717615 gene encoding uncharacterized protein, with protein sequence MEMEKEISKTGQRGGRTARNDVSFNNIPLPPASPPLPFINYPGDIGLAPYRLSELEIRMMMSRLRHSDMLTDLHHHQELIDRQYTVLSYMEETAKEAQALRQEQPRIKLLRLADLYPEDFSSNDYLYLESQLRNYIYNVQRDPQFSEVGDLGSLAQQMVKTGKNTVFPLVYRLIQLALVLPVATASVERVFSAMNIVKTDLRNKMGDEWMNDCLVVYIEKDIFATIENEQILQRFQRMKTRRMQLPPLRYSSATTTNTSNSGSVPGQENISLKMINAELTNRLSLLLRATSEYAASVELSGLGLGPGSDMSSVLHGLDKMSLGDGVNEDRRNRGDDVEGAGENTSQDTMVDTDLAEGSENDEVNRVSLPKSISVRSDRKLKTVQTGGSSEGQIYKQRVYVPGSEKEKQTVELEVYNQGMFKTELCNKWQETGECPYGENCQFAHGIKELRPVLRHPRYKTEVCRMVLSGDHCPYGHRCHFRHTLTDEEKLIRSMNIRPLKPLNR encoded by the exons ATGGAAATGGAGAAAGAAATCTCAAAAACTGGGCAAAGAGGTGGCAGAACAGCGAGGAATGACGTGAGCTTCAACAACATTCCGCTACCACCAGCGTCGCCACCGTTACCATTCATAAATTACCCCGGTGACATAGGCTTGGCCCCTTACCGGCTGTCGGAACTGGAAATTAGGATGATGATGTCACGGTTGCGTCACTCTGACATGTTAACGGACCTGCACCACCATCAGGAACTCATAGACCGCCAGTACACGGTGCTTTCTTACATGGAAGAGACCGCCAAGGAAGCACAAGCGTTGCGCCAAGAGCAGCCACGGATT AAACTACTCCGTCTTGCTGATTTATATCCTGAAGACTTCTCAAGTAACGATTATTTATATCTTGAGTCTCAACTTcgaaattatatttataatgtGCAACGCGATCCTCAATTTTCAGAAGTTGGAGATTTGGGAAGTCTTGCTCAACAAATGGTTAAAACTGGTAAAAATACAGTTTTTCCATTGGTTTATCGTCTGATCCAGTTGGCATTAGTTCTACCAGTTGCGACTGCTTCTGTTGAAAGAGTATTTTCTGCAATGAATATTGTCAAGACTGATTTGCGCAACAAAATGGGAGACGAGTGGATGAATGACTGTCTGGTTGTATACATCGAGAAGGATATTTTTGCAACAATTGAAAATGAGCAAATATTGCAGCGTTTTCAACGGATGAAGACTCGCAGAATGCAATTGCCTCCTCTTCGTTATTCGAGTGCAACAACTACCAATACTTCAAAT tctggctCCGTCCCTGGCCAAGAGAATATCAGTCTAAAAATGATCAATGCCGAGTTGACGAATCGACTGAGCCTATTGCTGAGAGCAACTTCGGAGTATGCTGCGTCTGTTGAGTTGTCGGGTCTGGGGCTTGGTCCGGGTTCTGATATGAGTTCAGTGTTGCATGGATTGGACAAGATGAGTTTGGGGGACGGGGTTAACGAAGACAGGAGAAACAGGGGAGATGATGTGGAGGGTGCTGGGGAGAATACCAGTCAGGACACTATGGTGGATACGGATCTGGctgaaggaagtgagaatgaTGAAGTGAATCGGGTTTCCTTGCCAAAAAGTATCTCTGTTCGGTCTGATAGGAAATTGAAGACTGTTCAAACTGGTGGAAGCAGCGAAGGGCAGATATATAAG CAAAGGGTGTACGTTCCAGGAAGCGAAAAGGAGAAGCAAACTGTTGAGCTGGAGGTCTACAATCAGGGAATGTTCAAAACCGAGTTGTGTAACAAATGGCAAGAGACCGGGGAATGTCCCTATGGAGAGAACTGCCAATTTGCTCATGGAATTAAGGAGCTGCGCCCTGTACTTCGCCACCCAAGGTACAAGACTGAGGTATGCCGCATGGTGTTGAGCGGTGATCACTGCCCTTATGGACACCGATGCCACTTCCGCCACACCCTCACTGATGAGGAGAAGCTCATCAGATCCATGAACATCAGGCCTCTAAAGCCACTCAATCGTTAG